Genomic window (Arcobacter sp. F155):
GAAGATACATCGTAATCAATACCATCAACTGATGCTTGAAGATTTTGAGCCTTTACAGTATTATTAGCAGCATCTTCTAAACCAATATCAAAACCTTGTTGAGTTATATTAATTTTATTATCTAAACCGGTATCAGTACTTTTAATAACTAATCTATTTGTATCTGTACCTACAGACTCAATAGATGCAGAATAGTTAGAGTTTTTAGTAATATCAGCAGCTAAATCATCGTAACTTTTACCTTCAGTAGAATATTTTTCACCTAAAGATAGACCAATAGATGTTGTTAACCCCTCTGTAATTGTTAAAGCAGTTTTTTCATCAGCAGATGTAACTGATAATCTACCAGATAAAGTAAGTTTTGCAGTTAAATCACTATCAGCATTAATATCGCTAATTAAATCTTGATATGTTGTAGTTGCCGTAACATTAAATGTTTTATCTACTCCATCAATATTAATAGTTATACTTCCACCACCACTTGCATCTACTAAATCTGTACTAGCTACTGTAGTATCACTTTGATAAACTGGTCTTCCAGTTTGATTTAATATCAACATATCACCAGCATCATTTCCACCAGTAATTTGAGCAGTAGAATCAGCAAATGAGTTAGTTTGATATACATCTTTCTGAGCAAGTTGATTTATTTTAACTGTAGTTGTTCCTTCGTCAATACTTGAAACATCAACAGCATCAAATAAAGCAGAACTACCTGCAACACTTGCACTTTTTTGATCAAAGGCTGAAACCCCACTAGATATAAATAAATCAAAAGGTTTAATAGATTCTAAAAACTCATTTACTTTATTAATAATAGCATCCAGTTTTTCTGCTTCTCCACCCTCTTCAATAATTTTATCTAATTGGTCTTCTATTAAACCAACAGTAGACTTTCTTTCTGCTTCTTTTAATTTATCAATTAAGTCCTGATTTAAACCTGTAGAACCTGAACTTCCTAATCCTAAAATACCATCAGCCATAATCGCCTCCTTTACATACCAAGAAGTGTTTGAATCATCTCATCCACAGCTGTAACAATTTTTGCATTAGCTGTATATGCTGCTTGAAATTGCATAAGATTAATCATTTCTTCATCTGGATCAACTTTTGTTAGTTGTTCAAACTTAAACTGTATTGATTGAAATACTGTTTCTTGTGTCTCTAATAAAAAATCATTATTCTCTTTATCTGAAGAGACATTTACCCTTATCTCTTGAAAAAATTCTGAAAGTGAAGTATTATTGAAGTTTGAACCATCTTGTGCAAATCCATCAAATTCAATATCTTTTTTCCATTGCATTGTTGCCATATAGTCTAAATCAACTTGATCAAGATCATTTACTGCATCTTCATTAAATTTTAAAGACATAACATCCATACCACTAAATAAGTTCAAATTCTTGATTTCTCTATCACCTGAATAATTATCAGATGCCACATGACCATAAAGGTAATCACCATCAGAAGTTGTTTTAACAAATTTGTCAAAAAGATCACTTAATGATCTAGCAAAATTATCTAATTTCTCTTTATAATCAATAATCTTATTATTTGGAGAAGTTGTAGTTAAGTTTTCTGTTTGAGCCTTTATAATTCCTGATTTTAATGTTATCTCTTTATCATAAACAGATAAAAATACTTTATCTTCTCCATTTTTACTTGAGTATTCATCTCTAAAAAGTGATCCACTATTTTTAGGAGTATCTGAAAAACCAATTGGTGTTGTTAAGTTATCAATTACTGTTACGCCATCATCAGGAGTAGTTTTATTTGCAATAACTAAATTACCATCGGCATTTAACTCAGCACTTAAATTAGGGTCTGCATTAATATCATTGATTAAATTTTCATATGTAGTTGTACCAGTTACTGTAAATACAGTATTCCCTACACCAGGAACATTAACAGTTATATTTCCACCTGCTGGATCAACTAAATCTGAAGGTAAAACAGAGTTTGAAGACTGTACAGTTGGATTATCTGCTTCTTTTACTACAAGTCTTCCTTGAAAAGAGCCAGCTTCACCAGGATTTCTTGCATCTAATCTTAGGAATTCATCTTTTCCCATATTATCTACAATATTCCCCTCTTCATCAACTGCATAGTCTCCATTATAAGCAATAACTTTTTCTGAGATTTCAGGATGAGCATTTACTGCAAAAGATAAAGCTCTAACATAGTTTGTTTCATCTACAGTATCAGGAGTTCCATCTCCATCAAAATCTATTTCATATTCATTTCCCTGACCATCAGTAAACTTATTACTACCAATTTCAACAGAAACTTCATACTCATTATTAAATTTATAAGATATTTTATCACCTAAACCAATATCATAATTTTCACCAATTATATCTTTTGGTTTACCAGAAGGAGGATTTGTAGAGAATCTATCAATTTGAGGTTCAAACTCTTCCACTAAGTTGATTTCACGAATATTAGTGTTATATCTAACAGCAATTTCGCCGCCAACTTTTAGTGTATATTCATTATTACTTCTATCAACTTCAATATCAACATATTGAGATAGCTCCCTTTCAAGTTGATCTCTTTTATCAAGTAAATCATTTGAAGCATCTATATGTTGACCTAATTGCTGATTCACTTCACCTATTTCATTAATTAAGTTATTAACTTTCTTTACATTCTCTTCAATTGAGATTTTAGTTAATTCTTCTTCTTTTTCAATATTTGAATATAAGTTTTGTAAAGACTCTACTAATACTTTACCTTGAGTTTTATAAGTTGTTCTATATATTTCTGAATTTGGGTTTGTTCTTAAGTTCTCAATTGCTTGAAAATATCTATCTAAATCACTTGAGAAACCACTTTCATCAGTTTCAGAAAACATAACTTCTATGCTTCCTGTTATTTTTGAGATTGTACTATAATAATTTGATTTAGTATTCTCATTCATCATATTATCATACATATATTGAGAAGTAATTCTATAAGCATTATCAGCTCTTACTCCACGTCCAGTAAATCTAGAGTCAATTAACTCCAATTCACTTAACTGTACAACTCTCTTTTTATATCCAGGAGTATTTTCATTTGCTAAGTTGTTTGAAATATTCTCAATAGCATATTTTGAGGCATTTAAACCACTTTGTGCCACATTTAATGACTTTAACATAATTACTCCTTTATATGATAACTTGTCAAATTATCGCATTACATTTCTTAAAATTAGATTAAAAAGGCCAGAAGGTCTGTATTATCCTAGTTGCCCAAGGAGTTCTCATAACATCCTGCTCTTCACCATCTTTAATATATAAAATCTTTAAATTAGCAACTTGTGATGAAGTTACTGAATTTTCAGGTGTTATATCATAAGGTCTTATTACACCAGTTAAAACTAAAGACTGCTTCTGTCCATCAATTAGCATCTCTTTTTGTGCTCGAATTAAGTAGTTCCCATTTTGGTATGTTTCTTCAATTATAGCAGAAACACTTGTGCTAAATGTTTCACTAAGGTTAGTTTTTACTTCCCCTGTATTTTCACTTGTACTTTCAGTTCCAAAGTTAACCCCTGCATATGAATTAAATTTATCTGCAGCTTTTTGGACAGATGAAGATAAAGGAATATTTGCATCCATTTGAGAAATAAGTCCACCTCCTAAGTTAGAACTTCTATCAGAACTTATTTCTCTTTTTGTATTAGTTTTTGAGTTTAACGACTCACTAATTCTTACTTGAATTATATCTCCAACTTGTAAATCTTTTTTATCAGCAAACAAAGAAGGTCCTCTCATTGAGTATAAAGAGCCTTTTTTCTTTTGTACTTTTGGCTTTGCTTTAGGAACCTGAAGTGTTGGCTTTTCAAATTTTATTTCAGGTTGTTCCACACATCCAACTAATAAAAAAGCTAAAGCTATTAGTAATAAATACTTACTTAATTTCATTTATTTTACTTTCAACAACATATTTTAAATCAATAGCAATTTTAATGTTTTTTAAATCTTTTTTTATTAAAGCTGTGCTTCCATATCTAACTTTTAATGCATCAAGATTTGTTCCTACATCAGCAAGAATTAAAACCCTATCAGAAATAATTTTTACATCTTGAATATTTCTTTGTCCTATTAAATCAACTGCAGTCTCAACTTCTCGATAGATAATTCTTTCCAGCTTTTGTTGCATCGCCTTTTTATTATCTATTTCTATTGCTTTTAACTTTTGTTCTTGCTCTTTTTTTTGTTGCATTGCAAATTCATTGCTCATATGAAAATAATAAGCAATAAACATTACTATTACAGCAACTGCAGAAGCTACTTTAATTAAAAGCCTTTTTTTATTATTAGTTTTAACTGCAACTATCATTTTTATTTAATTACAAAAGTAGTGAATAAAATATTTTTAACATTATTTCTTTTGATATCATCATTGCTAGATGTTACTTCATTGATAATGTTATTTATATCTTCTAAAAGCTCTTCTTTTAAAAGTGCCTTACCACCAACTGTTAATAACTCTTCTGAGCTTCTTGAACTAATTTGTGCAATCACAGCATCAACTATTTCTGGCTTATACTCTTCTACAATTTTTTCAATTGATGGTTCTGTACTTTTTAAATGAAAAGATAGTTTCATTAATTTTTCTCTACCCTTTGCATTTGTAATGTTAAGTACTAAATCATTAATTGCTGTTTTGTACATTTCATTAGAATCACCTGACTCTTCTTTTTGTACTTGTTGTTGAGCTTGTTGACCATTTAATACTCCACTACTAACTAATAAATATCCACCAACACCTACTGCAAGTAATAAAATAACAATTAGTGCAATAAGCACTATCATTAATCCTTTTCCACCACCAGCTTTAGTTGTTCCGTTATTTTCTTCTGCCATAATTACCCTTCGTCTTGATTTTTAGCCCTATAGTCTTTTAACATTATTGTCAGCATTGCTGCATTTTTTGGGCTTAAAAATTTCATTAATGATGTTACATTATTCTCTTTTAATCTTAAGATTATATCAAAAACATCTTCAACTTTTCCATTATTTATCATTTCATTAAATATTGAAGCTGCTACCTTTGGTTTCATCTTATTATATATTTTCGATGTCTTACTTTCTACTTCACCATTTATATCTTTTAACAACTGAAGATTTTCATCTCTTATTTGTGCAACAATTTTTTTCTCATTTTCTATTTTTTTTATTAAATCTAGCAACTCTTTTTTTCGTTCTTGATACTCTTTCTCTTTTTTATTATAAAAGATATTAAGCTCTTTTTTTAACTCTTTTACTTCAATTTTTTGCTTAATTAAAGCTGCACTAGTTACTCTCTCTTCTTGAGCATTTAAAACTATAGTTGATATTAAAAATAAAATTACTACTCTTAACAAATACTCTCCTTATTGACTTATATATTTACTCTGAACATACTCTTCGGCAGCTTCCATTTCTGCTTTAAGTACTTTTAATTGCTTTTCTTGCTTTATCTCATCAAGAATATATTCATATTGTTCTGTCTCTTTTTGAAGTTCAATTATCTCTTCAATAACTTTCTCCATCTTAGCAGCAATTCCAAGTTTTTCTGACTCAAGTTTTTTTACATGCTCTTTCATTGTATTCTTATGCATTTCTAAAACTGCAAAATCAGAGATTGCCCCAAATTTTTGAACACAAGCACTATTTATTTGATTGTGAGTAAGCATAATTTCAGCATCTAATTGATTTATTTTTGATTGTAACTGAGCTTTTTCCATAAGTTTTTGATCTGATTGAAGTTTTTTTAAACTATATAATTGATCAATCATAAATCACTCTCCAAAAATCAACATTAAATCCCAAAGATCCTTAGTATATGTTGTGATATGATCACCAACCCAAGGTAAGGTTATTAAAACAAAAATTGATACAACAATAACCTTAGGAACAAAAGTTAATGATGCATCTGAAACCTGAGTTACTGCTTGAAAGATTGAGATGATAAGTCCAATTACCATACTTACAATCAATGACGGTAAACCTAAGATTAAAATAATCTTTACCGTATTTTCTGCAATAGCTATTAGATCCATGCTACTCTTTAACTTTGATTGTTATTTCTAATGTTTTATTATTTAATAATTGTGTAATTAGTTTAGCAATATCATCTGTATTCGCTGAATTAACATCTACAGAGTTTGATGAATTACTAGCTTGTGCAATATTTTCTTGTGATTTATCTTCTTTTGTAACAGTTACATTATCAACGCTATTTAAAGCAGCAAGAATATCATTTTCACTTAGAGTATCAAACTCTGAAAAATCATCTGACATGTTTTCTCCTTGAGTATTTGGAACTTCTTTAAGTTCAATACTCTTTTCATTATTTTCTATATTATCTAAATTATCATCAAAACTCAAATCCATAAGTGGATCTACAGTGTTCTCTTCTTCTTTTATTTCAGAAATAGAAGTTTCTTCTATTTGATTTAAAACATCTTGTAAATCCTCTAAATCTTCAGAACTTCTTGTTTCACTATTTTCTTCCAAACTTGAATCAACTTGCTCATTGTGACTCTCTTCTAATTGTACTAAGAGGTCATCTAAATTAGAAGAAGGTTCAAATTCACTTTCATCTTCAACTTCTTTTTTAACTCTTGATTCTGGAATTTCAACCTCTTCAACTTGATTTAAAATATCAGCTAAAGCATCTTCATCACTCATATTAGAGTACTCATTTTCTTCTTCAAAGAAAGACTCATCATCATCTTTTGAAGATGAAAGAAGGGCACTTAACTCGTCATCTAAGGTAACTTCTTCTACTTCTTCTTCTTTATTCTCTGCACTTACATCTTCAATTTCTTCTACTATATAATCATTAGAAGTTTTATTCTCAAAGTCTTCTTCATAAGCACCTTCAACTATTTCTATGATTGAATCTTGAATATCTTCAATATCATCTTCTTTTTCTATAATTGAATCTAGTCTTCTTATGATATGCTTAGAAAGTTCATCAATGGAGTCAACAGAAACATCACCTATTCCATGGTCTAGAAGATAATCTTGGTCTATTCCATCTTTAGGTTTTAAAAATTTTATTTTATCTGTAAGTATATTCTTTTTTATAATCTTTGAGTCATCAATTAAGTATATATTATTAGGGTTTTCTTCTATTGCTGCTTTTAATTCCTCTAAAGTCTTTAACTCTTTTACTTCACCCTTGTCATCGAGTCTAAACTTTATATTAGAATGTCTTAAAACAGCGTTTATTTCACTTTTAAAACTTTCACTACCGTAGATATATATAGTCAAAAGATTGCCCTAAAATTGTTTTTAAAGAAAATTATACCTTGTTTTTATAAAATTTTAGATAAAATATTCTCAATTATCAAAGAGGTGTAGTGTTGAAGTTTTTTATAGTTTTATTATTTTTTTTACAAAGTATTTATGCTGTAACTATTAAAGATATTTCAAATGTTGTAGGAATTAGAGATAACCAACTTATTGGATATGGGCTTGTTGTGGGACTTGCAGGCTCTGGAGACAAATCACAATTCACTATGCAAAGTTTACAAAACCTTCTTAGAAACTCATATATTAAAATACCTGCCTCATCAATTAAATCAAAAAATATTGCTGCTGTTATGGTAACAGCAGAACTTCCTCCTTTTGCAAGGCAAGGGGACAAGATAAAAGTAAAAATCTCTGCCATAGGGGATGCAAAATCTATTGATAATGGAGAACTTCTACTAACTCAACTAAAAGCAGTTGATGGCCAAGTTTATGCACTTGCACAAGGTTCTATTGTTGCAGACAATCAAAATGAAACTACAGGTTTTATTTACGAGGGTGCAACAGTTGAAAACGAAGTAGAATACTCACTTAAAAATGAAGATAGCATCAAACTAAGTTTATTAAAAAATGATGCAAAACAAGCATATCTAGTAGAAAAAAAGATTAATGAATTTTTTAATAAACCTCTAGCAGTTGCCCTTGACACAAGAACTATCTATGTAAAAAAGCCTTTAGATAGTTCAATTGTTAAATTTCTTTCTGATGTTCAAAGTATTCAATTAGACTCTACATTTAAGAAAAAAATTATCATAGATGTTGCTAGAGAGACTATTATTGCGGGACTTGATATTCCAATTGGTCCTGTTACCGTAGCTAAAAATGATTTTACAATTAGAATTAAAAAATCTGAACTTAGTGATGTTCAATGGGATGATAAAAAGATTAATAAAGGTCAAGATATTGGCGATGATGTAAGACTTGAAAACAAGCCAGTTGCTGTTAATATTGACAATACTTTAATGAACACAAAAAAGCAACCAACTGTTTCAGATTTAGTAAGAGCAATGAAGGTAATGAAATTACCAATTACTGAAATAATTGATACCCTAAAAATGATCAAAGAGCTTGGTGCTTTAGACGTTGAATTAGAGATAAGAGGATAGTATGGCTGAGTTTTTAAGTCAAGATGAGATTGATGCACTTTTAGATATTGCCGATGCCGGTGAAGAGATTGAAACAGCGGCCGAAGAACAGATTGTATCTAAAGAAAAAAACTATTCTATTTATGACTTTAAAAAGCCAAATAGAATTTCAAATGAGCAGTTTAAAGCCTTCTCAACTCTACATGACAAGATGTTAAGGGATCTGATTACAGACCTGTCTGCAATGCTTAGAAAAATAGTTGATATCAAACTATATTCAATTGAGCAAATGACATATGGAGAGTTTATTCTTTCTATTCCACAATTAACATCACTAAATACTCTTTCAATCAAACCTTTAGAGGGAAGAATTGTAATTGAGTGTAACCCTGGAATTTCCCACAAAATTATTGCTGAACTATTAGGAAGTGGAGCAGTTGCTGCAAGTGATAACCTAGATAGAGAACTTACTGAGATTGAAGTAAATATTTTTGAACACTTCTATAAAATGTTTGTTAAACATATGTATAAAGCATGGGATGAAGTTACAACTTTAAACTTTAAAATTGAGTCAAGGGATACAAATGCAAATGCAATTCAGATTATCTCTGACCACGAAATTGTTCTACTAGTTGTACTTGAAATCACTATTGATGAAGAATCAGGTTTCTTATCTATTTGTTACCCTATTTCATATATTGAAACACTTCTAAATAAAATTGTTGAAAAAATCTTCTCAGAAGGAAGAAATAAAAAAGCAAGTAGAAAAAAAGATATTACTACACTTATTTCTGGTGCTAAAATGGGAATCGAAGCTATTATGGCTGAAACAGAGATGACAGTTTCAGAACTACTTGGATTAAAAGCAGATGATGTAATAGTTTTTAATAAAAATGCAACTTCTCCATCAGCAAAAGTATATATCAACAGTACTGAGAAGTTTGCTGCTGTATCAGGAATTCAAAATAATAGAAAAGCAATTCAAATTGAGTCTAATATTGACCATGAAAAACAAGAAACACTTGATACATTAAGAGAGATGAGAGAAGAAAGAATTAAAAAAGCAAAAGAGTCATCTGAGAATATCAAACGTCTTTTACAAGAAAGACATGGGCGTTAACCCTTAGTCTTCTATAGTTTGAATTGACCAATTTAATACTTCACCAGCATACATTGGTACAACATTTTCACCCTTATAATTATATGAAGCTGGAACAACAAAGTTCTTCTTCACTAACTTAACAGTCTTTTTTATAGGGTTTAAGTTATAAATTTTTCTTGCATTTAAACTTACAAAAGCATTTAAATTATCTAAAGAATCATTCTCTTCAAACAATTGAGTTAATACTTGTAGTGCAATTGGAGATGTAAATACACCTGCTGCACAACCACAACACTCTTTTTTATGTTTTGGATGAGGGGCTGAGTCACTTCCAAACATTAATTTTGGATGTGCTTTTAATGCTGCATCTAATAAGGCATCTCTATCTTCAGGTCTTTTTGCAATTGGTTTACAGAAAAGGTGCGGATTTAACATTCCACCAGCAACATCATCAAGTGTAATTAATAAGTGATGTAATGTTACTGTTGCATAAAGGTTAGCATACTTATCAAGAAGCTCTACAGCATCCTTTGTAGTAATATGCTCCATAATAATTTTTAAGTCAGGAAAAGCTTTTGCTATTGATTCATAAATAGGCATAAACTCTTTTTCTCTATCCATAACAAAACCATTTGTTTCACCATGGATACAAAGAGGAATACCTAATTTACTCATAGACTCTAATGTAGGTCTTAATACTTCAACATCCATTGAAGCAACACCTGTTTCAGAATTTGTTGTAATTCCTGCAGGATAAAGTTTGATACCAATGATATCATCTTTGATATCTTCTAAAAACTCATACGAGTAATCATTTTGAAAAAATAGTGTTAAATGTGGTTCAAACTTATCTTCACTACATGCTTCATTAATTCTTTGCTTATATTCAAGCATAGCTTCTTTAGTTGTAACAGGAGGAACTAAATTAGGCATAATTAATGCCCCACTAAAAGTTTCAGATGTTAAAGGACCAACTAGTTTTAACATTTCACCATCACGTAAGTGAAGGTGCATATCTAAAGCAGAGTCTATTTCAAAAGTTTCCATACTAAATAGCGTCCTCGTCTTCTTCACCAGTTCTTATTCTGATTGTTTTTTCAATTGGTGAAACAAAGATTTTACCATCACCGATTTTACCAGTTTTAGCTGCATTGATAATAATATCAATTGTACTATCAACACTATCTTCCGCAACAATTAGTTCGATTTTAATTTTTGGTAAGAAATCAACAACATACTCAGCACCTCTATATAGTTCAGAGTGTCCTTGCTGTCTTCCATATCCTTTTACATCAGATACAGTCATACCAGTAATACCTGCTTCAGTTAAAGCATCTTTTACATCCTCTAATTTAAACGGCTTAATCACTGCTTCAATTTTTTTCACTATTAATCCTTTTTATTAATCTTTCTATTTTAACAAAATATTTTTAAAATCAAATTATATTCTAAAATGCTCTTTTAAACTCAGGGTAAGCTTCTAAACCACACTCTTCTACATCTAAACCTTGCATTTCTTCATCATTGTGAGCTCTTAATGGAGCTATTTTATTAATAACAAATAAAACAATATATGAAACAACAAAGGCAAATACTGCAACAACTACTACACCTTTTAATTGACCTA
Coding sequences:
- the fliL gene encoding flagellar basal body-associated protein FliL; the encoded protein is MAEENNGTTKAGGGKGLMIVLIALIVILLLAVGVGGYLLVSSGVLNGQQAQQQVQKEESGDSNEMYKTAINDLVLNITNAKGREKLMKLSFHLKSTEPSIEKIVEEYKPEIVDAVIAQISSRSSEELLTVGGKALLKEELLEDINNIINEVTSSNDDIKRNNVKNILFTTFVIK
- the fliD gene encoding flagellar filament capping protein FliD yields the protein MADGILGLGSSGSTGLNQDLIDKLKEAERKSTVGLIEDQLDKIIEEGGEAEKLDAIINKVNEFLESIKPFDLFISSGVSAFDQKSASVAGSSALFDAVDVSSIDEGTTTVKINQLAQKDVYQTNSFADSTAQITGGNDAGDMLILNQTGRPVYQSDTTVASTDLVDASGGGSITINIDGVDKTFNVTATTTYQDLISDINADSDLTAKLTLSGRLSVTSADEKTALTITEGLTTSIGLSLGEKYSTEGKSYDDLAADITKNSNYSASIESVGTDTNRLVIKSTDTGLDNKINITQQGFDIGLEDAANNTVKAQNLQASVDGIDYDVSSNVLVVGGLKITALEVDTVDSSSSISIQADTLNLPDLVQDIVNKYNELVSLVDNELYSAESPVSDKSSLRSMMEGIKSTLFDSYGENKDLNIFNFGINIDKSGYLSLDTEEFKDKLENNMDDLQSLFTGVAEHRGLGTQLKEYVDALDSFDGLLTKYEENIFSRRDSLEEEKTKAQETLDNKYSQLAQQFASYTAIITQFEAQFSGLKMMIQQSVSGN
- a CDS encoding flagellar basal body rod C-terminal domain-containing protein, with amino-acid sequence MLKSLNVAQSGLNASKYAIENISNNLANENTPGYKKRVVQLSELELIDSRFTGRGVRADNAYRITSQYMYDNMMNENTKSNYYSTISKITGSIEVMFSETDESGFSSDLDRYFQAIENLRTNPNSEIYRTTYKTQGKVLVESLQNLYSNIEKEEELTKISIEENVKKVNNLINEIGEVNQQLGQHIDASNDLLDKRDQLERELSQYVDIEVDRSNNEYTLKVGGEIAVRYNTNIREINLVEEFEPQIDRFSTNPPSGKPKDIIGENYDIGLGDKISYKFNNEYEVSVEIGSNKFTDGQGNEYEIDFDGDGTPDTVDETNYVRALSFAVNAHPEISEKVIAYNGDYAVDEEGNIVDNMGKDEFLRLDARNPGEAGSFQGRLVVKEADNPTVQSSNSVLPSDLVDPAGGNITVNVPGVGNTVFTVTGTTTYENLINDINADPNLSAELNADGNLVIANKTTPDDGVTVIDNLTTPIGFSDTPKNSGSLFRDEYSSKNGEDKVFLSVYDKEITLKSGIIKAQTENLTTTSPNNKIIDYKEKLDNFARSLSDLFDKFVKTTSDGDYLYGHVASDNYSGDREIKNLNLFSGMDVMSLKFNEDAVNDLDQVDLDYMATMQWKKDIEFDGFAQDGSNFNNTSLSEFFQEIRVNVSSDKENNDFLLETQETVFQSIQFKFEQLTKVDPDEEMINLMQFQAAYTANAKIVTAVDEMIQTLLGM
- a CDS encoding flagellar basal body L-ring protein FlgH; protein product: MKLSKYLLLIALAFLLVGCVEQPEIKFEKPTLQVPKAKPKVQKKKGSLYSMRGPSLFADKKDLQVGDIIQVRISESLNSKTNTKREISSDRSSNLGGGLISQMDANIPLSSSVQKAADKFNSYAGVNFGTESTSENTGEVKTNLSETFSTSVSAIIEETYQNGNYLIRAQKEMLIDGQKQSLVLTGVIRPYDITPENSVTSSQVANLKILYIKDGEEQDVMRTPWATRIIQTFWPF
- a CDS encoding flagellar basal body P-ring protein FlgI, translated to MLKFFIVLLFFLQSIYAVTIKDISNVVGIRDNQLIGYGLVVGLAGSGDKSQFTMQSLQNLLRNSYIKIPASSIKSKNIAAVMVTAELPPFARQGDKIKVKISAIGDAKSIDNGELLLTQLKAVDGQVYALAQGSIVADNQNETTGFIYEGATVENEVEYSLKNEDSIKLSLLKNDAKQAYLVEKKINEFFNKPLAVALDTRTIYVKKPLDSSIVKFLSDVQSIQLDSTFKKKIIIDVARETIIAGLDIPIGPVTVAKNDFTIRIKKSELSDVQWDDKKINKGQDIGDDVRLENKPVAVNIDNTLMNTKKQPTVSDLVRAMKVMKLPITEIIDTLKMIKELGALDVELEIRG
- the fliM gene encoding flagellar motor switch protein FliM, whose product is MAEFLSQDEIDALLDIADAGEEIETAAEEQIVSKEKNYSIYDFKKPNRISNEQFKAFSTLHDKMLRDLITDLSAMLRKIVDIKLYSIEQMTYGEFILSIPQLTSLNTLSIKPLEGRIVIECNPGISHKIIAELLGSGAVAASDNLDRELTEIEVNIFEHFYKMFVKHMYKAWDEVTTLNFKIESRDTNANAIQIISDHEIVLLVVLEITIDEESGFLSICYPISYIETLLNKIVEKIFSEGRNKKASRKKDITTLISGAKMGIEAIMAETEMTVSELLGLKADDVIVFNKNATSPSAKVYINSTEKFAAVSGIQNNRKAIQIESNIDHEKQETLDTLREMREERIKKAKESSENIKRLLQERHGR
- a CDS encoding flagellar biosynthetic protein FliQ, yielding MDLIAIAENTVKIILILGLPSLIVSMVIGLIISIFQAVTQVSDASLTFVPKVIVVSIFVLITLPWVGDHITTYTKDLWDLMLIFGE
- the pyrC gene encoding dihydroorotase codes for the protein METFEIDSALDMHLHLRDGEMLKLVGPLTSETFSGALIMPNLVPPVTTKEAMLEYKQRINEACSEDKFEPHLTLFFQNDYSYEFLEDIKDDIIGIKLYPAGITTNSETGVASMDVEVLRPTLESMSKLGIPLCIHGETNGFVMDREKEFMPIYESIAKAFPDLKIIMEHITTKDAVELLDKYANLYATVTLHHLLITLDDVAGGMLNPHLFCKPIAKRPEDRDALLDAALKAHPKLMFGSDSAPHPKHKKECCGCAAGVFTSPIALQVLTQLFEENDSLDNLNAFVSLNARKIYNLNPIKKTVKLVKKNFVVPASYNYKGENVVPMYAGEVLNWSIQTIED
- a CDS encoding P-II family nitrogen regulator — its product is MKKIEAVIKPFKLEDVKDALTEAGITGMTVSDVKGYGRQQGHSELYRGAEYVVDFLPKIKIELIVAEDSVDSTIDIIINAAKTGKIGDGKIFVSPIEKTIRIRTGEEDEDAI
- a CDS encoding MotE family protein, whose protein sequence is MLRVVILFLISTIVLNAQEERVTSAALIKQKIEVKELKKELNIFYNKKEKEYQERKKELLDLIKKIENEKKIVAQIRDENLQLLKDINGEVESKTSKIYNKMKPKVAASIFNEMINNGKVEDVFDIILRLKENNVTSLMKFLSPKNAAMLTIMLKDYRAKNQDEG